The genomic stretch TACCCGTCGAGATAGACGGCGAGAAAAACATCCTCGAGGTCATACGCAAAGCCGGCATACAGCTCCCGACCTTCTGCTACTACTCGGAGCTCTCCATCTACGGCGCCTGCCGCATGTGCATGGTCGAGAACAAATGGGGCGGCCTCGACGCCGCCTGCTCCACGCCGCCGAAAGAGGGCATGGAGATATGGACGAACACCGAGCGGCTGCGCAAGTACCGCCGGATGATACTCGAGCTGCTGCTCGCCGACCACTGCCGCGACTGCACGACCTGCCACAACAACGGCAAATGCAAGCTGCAGGACCTCGCGATGCGCTTCAACATCGAGGGCGTGCGCTTCCCGAACGGCGCTGCGGAGCCGAGGCGAGACGACTCGTCGCTCTGCATCTCGCGCGACCACAACAAGTGCATACTCTGCGGCGACTGCGTGAGGATGTGCAACGAGATACAGCACGTCGGAGCGATAGACTTCGCGAACCGCGGCTCGAAGATGACGATAAGCACCGTCTTCGACATTCCGATAGCGGAAAGCTGCTGCGTCGGCTGCGGCCAGTGCGCCGCCGTCTGCCCGACCGGAGCGATAGTCGTCAAGAACGACACTGCGAAGGTCTGGAAGGCGCTCGACGACAAAAAGGCGCGCGTCTCAGTACAGATAGCGCCCGCCGTGCGCGTCGCGATAGGCGAGGAGTTCGGCATGGGCGGCGGCGAGAACGCGATGGGCCGCATCGTCGCGGCGCTGCGCCGCATGGGCTTCAACGAAGTCTTCGACACTTCTACGGGAGCCGACCTCACGGTGCTCGAGGAGTCCGCCGAATTCCTCGAGAAGCTCGCGAAGGGCGAGACGGACGAAATGCCGCTCTTCACCTCCTGCTGCCCCGCGTGGGTGAGCTACTGCGAGAAGAACGAGCCCGAGTTCGCTGAGTACCTTTCGACCTGCCGCTCGCCGATGCAGATGTTCGCTTCCGTAATAAAGGAGCACCACAAACATTCGCCGCGCAAGCACTACCACGTCGCCGTCATGCCCTGCACCGCGAAGAAGGGCGAGGCCGCGCGCGAGGAATTCCGCAGCGAACTCGGCCCCGACACGGACTTCGTGATAACGACGCAGGAGCTGATACAGATGATAAAAGAATCCGGCATCGTATTCGACGAACTCGAGCCCGAGGCAGTTGACATGCCGTTCGGCACGATGAGCGGAGCCGGCGTCATCTTCGGCGTCACGGGCGGCGTCACTGAGGCCGTGCTGCGCCGCATAACCTCCGACAAATCGCCCGCCGCGCTGCGCGCGATAGCCTTCAAGGGCGAGCGCGGAAACGAGGGCATAAAAGAGGCCGAAGTGGCCTACGGGGACAAAACGCTGAAAATAGCGGTAGTCAGCGGCCTCGGCAACGCGCACAAGCTGCTCGAGCGCATAAAGGCCGGCGAGCATTACGACTTCGTCGAGGTCATGGCCTGCCCCGGCGGCTGCGTCTGCGGCGCCGGGCAGCCGTTCGCGCTGCGCGGTGAAAAGGAGCTGCGCGGCAAGGGCCTCTACTCCGCCGACAGGATGTCGAGCATCAAGCGCTCCGAGGAAAACCCGCTCATGATATCGCTCTACAACGGACTGCTCAAGGGCAAAGTACACGAGCTGCTGCACGTCCGTTACGGCTCGAAGGAGGCTGAGTAGATGCTTTCGATAAGAATATGCAACGGGACCTCGTGCTACCTCAAGGGCGCGTACAACGTCCTGCAGTACTTCCAGCACGAGATAGAGAACAGAAAGCTGCACGACAAGATAGACATATCCGGCTCCTTCTGCCTCGGCAACTGCGAGCACGGCGTGTCCGTGGAGATAGACGGAAAGATATACAGCGTCTCGCCGGAGAACGCGCACAAATTTTTTGAAGAGACAGTAATGCCGCTCGTGAAGTAAAAGATATAAGACAGCGTAAAAAGCAGCGCCGCCGCGGAAATCGCGGCGGCGTTCGCCTATGCGCGGAACGTACGCTCAGGCTTAGAAAAATTCGGGATTCATGAAAGGAATGACGAGCTCCGCGGGGGAGCCGCCGGCGTCGAGCCCCCAGTATGCGCTGTATATCCCGTCGCCGAGCCCGCTGGAGAACATCGTGAGCCTGCTTCCGCCGGGGACGCGCCAGGCGATGAAATCTCCGTAACCGTTCTGGACGTCCGGACGGGCCGCGGCGCTTTCTGCGAACAGGCGCGCGAAGTAATCATTGTAAATATCGCCCTCCGGGTTCTTTTCTCTCCAGCGTGCGGCGAACTCGCGGTACTCCTCCGCCGTGCGAGCGTCGGCGAAGCAGGCGAGCCCCGCGTCCACTCCGAAAAACGTCCAAACGCCTGGCTGCCCGAGCTCTTCGAGTTTGCGGCCTTCCGGCATCGCTATCTCGCGGCTGACGACTGGCGCTTCGCTTATCGCAAGCCGCGCCGCCGCGACGCGGATTCCCGCAACGGGCGAGCGCAGTATCGCAAGTTCAACGTCGTAGCTTCCGGCGGGTATGACGCGGTCGAGCCTTGTCTCGTACTTCGTGCCGAGGTAGCATAGCGGGTCTGCGAGTACGACGCGCCCTGTCGGGAAATCCACCGCGCCGGCGGCGACTGTCGTCAGCCTCCCGTCGAAGAAGCCGCGGAAGAAATCTTCCGGATAGCTCTCGTGATTCAAAAATTTAAGATTTTTTGCGAACGCCGCCTGAAGCGGCGATTTTTCTTCTTTGCCCGGCATAGCCAGACCTCCATGACTCGCGCCTGTGCGCGGATGATTTTCATGCCTAATATAGCACGCGCGGCGAAACGCGGAAACGGCCCGAAGCAGGCAAATCCTTCGTGGCGTTTTTTGCATTTTGCGGAAGCGCGATGAGAATACAGCTCCGTCGCCTTTAAGGTATAGCGCGCGGCCTTCGTTCGCGCCGGTTCAGTTTTTCAATATTTCGCCGACGGAAACAAAAAATAAAATCCGCCGCCATTCTTTGTAAAAACGCGATTTTCGTTGTATAATGACTAACGGCTTGCACAATCGGTTGCATAGTCGAAAAATAAAAAGAAACGGAGCGTCGTTTATGGCAAGTGAGCAGGCAGCGGTAAAAAGGGTAGAGGACAGCGAGTGGTCGCTCTCGGCGGTTCCGGCCTCGATGAAGGTGCAGGGGCTCTGGGCCGCGATGGTCGTCCTCGTCGGCTTCACGTTCTTCTCGCCGAGCATGACGGCGGGCGGCAACCTCGGCATCGGCCTCAATCTTCAGAAATTCTTCTTCTCGATGGTCTTGGGCAACGCCTTCCTCGGCGTCTACTGCGGGCTGCTCGGCTACATCGGCCAGCGCACGGGGCTCACGCTCGACCTTCTCGCGCATCGCTCGTTCGGCAGCAAAGGCTCGTACCTTCCCTCGGCCCTCATCAGCTTCACCCAGATAGGCTGGTTCGGAGTCGGCGTCGCGATGTTTGCGATACCGGTGGCCGGCCTTATCAACAACGCCGTCCCGATGTGGGCGCTCATAGTGATAACGGGCGTCATTATGACGGTCACGGCATACCTAGGCATCAAGGCGCTCGCCGTCCTCGGCAGCATCGCCGTCCCGCTCATCGCGGTGCTCGGCATTTACTCCGTAAACTGGGGCATAAACGAGGTCGGCGGATTCATGAACGTCTTCGCGCAGAACCCCGATAAACCGCTTTCCCTCGCGGCGGGCATCGCGATAGTCGTCGGTTCATTCATCTCGGGCGGCACCGCGACGCCGAACTTCACGCGCTTCGCGAGGACGCCCTCCGTCGCCGTCGTAGCGACCGTCGTCGCCTTCTTCGTAGGCAACTCGATAATGATGATTTTCGGAGCGGTCGGCGGAGCCGTCACCGGCGTGCCCGACATCTTCGACATACTTATACTTCAGGGACTCGCGCTTCCCGCCGTGCTCACGCTCGGCCTCAACATCTGGACGACGAACAACAACGCGCTTTACACCGCAGGCCTCGGCGTCTCGAATATCACGAAGATACCGAACAAGCCGCTCGTCCTTGTCAGCGGCGCGATAGGCACCGGCCTCGCCGTATGGCTCTACTACAACTTCGTCGGGATGCTGAACCTGCTCTCCGGCATGATACCACCCGTCGGCGCGGTGCTAATACTTCACTACTTCCTGCATAAGGACGAATACGAGAACGACAGGCCCGCGCTGCGCGAGGTCAACATGCCCGCGATACTCGCCGTAGTCGCAGGCTCGCTCGTCGGCATATTCGTCACGACCGGCATCAAGCCCGTCAACTCGCTCTTCGTCGCCGCTCTGGTCTTCCTTATCGCAGACCGCCTCTGTGCGAAGCGCTAAGCCGTAAAGAAAGGACTATTCCGAAATGCTCGTAAAAAACATATTCATAGAAAACTCGACCGAAGCCAAAGACATCCGCGTAACGGACGGAAAGTTTGAAGAAATTGCTCAGAACCTCGCGCCGCGCGAAGGCGAAGAGATCGTGGACGGAACCGGCAAGCTCGCCATTCCTCCCTTCATCGAGAGCCACGTCCACCTCGACACCTGCCTCACAGCCGGCGACCCCGTGTGGAACCTCTCCGGCACGCTCTTTGAGGGCATAGAGTGCTGGAGCAAACGCAAGGAAAAACTGACGAAAGAAGACGTTAAAGAGCGCGTGCGCCGCGCCGTGCGCATGCAGGCGGGCAACGGCGTCCAGCACGTCCGTACCCACGTAGACGTGACGGACCCGACGCTCGTAGCGATGGAGGCGATGATAGAGCTCCGCGAAGAGCTCAAAGATTTCGTCAACATCCAGATAGTCGCCTTCCCGCAGGAGGGGATCATGAGCTACCCGAACGGCGAGCAGCTTCTCGAGGATTCCGTCAAAATGGGCGCGGACTGCGTAGGCGCGATACCGCACTTCGAGTTCACGCGCGAGTACTCCGTCGAGTCCGTCAACTACTGCATGAAGATAGCGGAGAAGTACGGCAAACTCGTGGACGTCCACTGCGACGAGATAGACGACGAACAGTCCAAGGGGCTCGAGACCCTGGCCTGCCGCGCGCTCGAAAGCGGCATGAAGGACATGGTGACGGCGAGCCACACGACCGCGATGCACAGCTACAACAACGCCTACTGCGGCAAGCTCTTCCGTCTGCTTCGCATGAGCGACATAAACTTCGTCTGCAACCCGCTCGTCAACACGCACCTCCAGGGGCGCTTCGACACATACCCGCGCCGCCGCGGCGTGACGCGCGTCAAAGAGCTGCTCGCGAACGGCAACAACGTCTCGTTCGGACACGACGACATATTCGACCCGTGGTACCCGCTCGGAACGGGCAACATGCGCGACGTCATCTTCATGGGCCTCCACGTCTGCCAGATGATGGGCTATCAGGAGATAATGGACTCCTACAGGCTCTGCACCTACAACGCGGCGAAGACGCTGCACCTCTCCGGCTACGGCATAGCCGAGGGCAACGACGCGAGCTTCATAATCCTCGACGGCGACAACTTCTACAACGCGCTTAACAGAAAAGGCGAAGTGCTCCGCTCCTACAACAAAGGCCGCCTCATCGCCTCCGCGGAGCCCGCGAAGAGAGAAATACTTTTCTAGAAACCAAAGAAAAAACGCGAAACGCGGGCCGCTTCGGAAAATATCCGGAGCGGCCCGCGTTTCGTGCCGTTTGCCGTCAAACGCCGCGATAGCGCGTCACGACTGAAAGATTTAATAAAGTCAAACTGTTTGTATAAAATCGCGGATTTGCGAGAAAATCATATAAATAAGCATAAAATTAATAATAAT from Cloacibacillus sp. An23 encodes the following:
- a CDS encoding [FeFe] hydrogenase, group A, translated to MEQKKYMTIDGIPVEIDGEKNILEVIRKAGIQLPTFCYYSELSIYGACRMCMVENKWGGLDAACSTPPKEGMEIWTNTERLRKYRRMILELLLADHCRDCTTCHNNGKCKLQDLAMRFNIEGVRFPNGAAEPRRDDSSLCISRDHNKCILCGDCVRMCNEIQHVGAIDFANRGSKMTISTVFDIPIAESCCVGCGQCAAVCPTGAIVVKNDTAKVWKALDDKKARVSVQIAPAVRVAIGEEFGMGGGENAMGRIVAALRRMGFNEVFDTSTGADLTVLEESAEFLEKLAKGETDEMPLFTSCCPAWVSYCEKNEPEFAEYLSTCRSPMQMFASVIKEHHKHSPRKHYHVAVMPCTAKKGEAAREEFRSELGPDTDFVITTQELIQMIKESGIVFDELEPEAVDMPFGTMSGAGVIFGVTGGVTEAVLRRITSDKSPAALRAIAFKGERGNEGIKEAEVAYGDKTLKIAVVSGLGNAHKLLERIKAGEHYDFVEVMACPGGCVCGAGQPFALRGEKELRGKGLYSADRMSSIKRSEENPLMISLYNGLLKGKVHELLHVRYGSKEAE
- the codA gene encoding cytosine deaminase, translated to MLVKNIFIENSTEAKDIRVTDGKFEEIAQNLAPREGEEIVDGTGKLAIPPFIESHVHLDTCLTAGDPVWNLSGTLFEGIECWSKRKEKLTKEDVKERVRRAVRMQAGNGVQHVRTHVDVTDPTLVAMEAMIELREELKDFVNIQIVAFPQEGIMSYPNGEQLLEDSVKMGADCVGAIPHFEFTREYSVESVNYCMKIAEKYGKLVDVHCDEIDDEQSKGLETLACRALESGMKDMVTASHTTAMHSYNNAYCGKLFRLLRMSDINFVCNPLVNTHLQGRFDTYPRRRGVTRVKELLANGNNVSFGHDDIFDPWYPLGTGNMRDVIFMGLHVCQMMGYQEIMDSYRLCTYNAAKTLHLSGYGIAEGNDASFIILDGDNFYNALNRKGEVLRSYNKGRLIASAEPAKREILF
- a CDS encoding (2Fe-2S) ferredoxin domain-containing protein, producing the protein MLSIRICNGTSCYLKGAYNVLQYFQHEIENRKLHDKIDISGSFCLGNCEHGVSVEIDGKIYSVSPENAHKFFEETVMPLVK
- the codB gene encoding cytosine permease — its product is MASEQAAVKRVEDSEWSLSAVPASMKVQGLWAAMVVLVGFTFFSPSMTAGGNLGIGLNLQKFFFSMVLGNAFLGVYCGLLGYIGQRTGLTLDLLAHRSFGSKGSYLPSALISFTQIGWFGVGVAMFAIPVAGLINNAVPMWALIVITGVIMTVTAYLGIKALAVLGSIAVPLIAVLGIYSVNWGINEVGGFMNVFAQNPDKPLSLAAGIAIVVGSFISGGTATPNFTRFARTPSVAVVATVVAFFVGNSIMMIFGAVGGAVTGVPDIFDILILQGLALPAVLTLGLNIWTTNNNALYTAGLGVSNITKIPNKPLVLVSGAIGTGLAVWLYYNFVGMLNLLSGMIPPVGAVLILHYFLHKDEYENDRPALREVNMPAILAVVAGSLVGIFVTTGIKPVNSLFVAALVFLIADRLCAKR
- a CDS encoding DUF4241 domain-containing protein, with the translated sequence MPGKEEKSPLQAAFAKNLKFLNHESYPEDFFRGFFDGRLTTVAAGAVDFPTGRVVLADPLCYLGTKYETRLDRVIPAGSYDVELAILRSPVAGIRVAAARLAISEAPVVSREIAMPEGRKLEELGQPGVWTFFGVDAGLACFADARTAEEYREFAARWREKNPEGDIYNDYFARLFAESAAARPDVQNGYGDFIAWRVPGGSRLTMFSSGLGDGIYSAYWGLDAGGSPAELVIPFMNPEFF